One genomic segment of Tubulanus polymorphus chromosome 4, tnTubPoly1.2, whole genome shotgun sequence includes these proteins:
- the LOC141903356 gene encoding IgGFc-binding protein-like, with the protein MACYVYLGDNADKPFKLEGCKPPVNCAACRGRCKQTEICVNGDTCECVTGFNRSPSGICEPPPKTCQKICKAYGDPHFLSFDGLSFSFHGSCTYILAEYNEPGSTCRFRISLRSVRVTQSVPVTFSTVLMFESLTPGQTFSTRFNRVSKELTINNVLSSSPYVGLPGDYQVGYESGVFFVRSAQCSIDVTFQTYTVTIQLGKTTTNTYAGNLIGLCGNCDGDKTNDLDNCSQGTRRIGSIGRTTLRDSCLASDAELAYRPSCVKSPPPVTCETSVLDAFGSDEQKCGLLMPTTTGPFAECLASGVVDVAPFFESCKKDACYTQADINEQQEIICASLSTFEVKCREAGFTTDVWRSATFCPPPVCPQNSHYNHSAVTPRPTCTQPFQYHAANAVKLPLCICDDGYMLSGQICVLKSKCDVCVQSQCKNGGICEPQDSGYRCICLKDFTGDYCENGPGNLCDPNPCNGGVCQIDPYGEVVCLCPESLTGDRCTMPVPVDPCSSNPCENGLCQILMVNGVPNNYTCSCDPDYTGNHCQCGPNTPYDISTNACNLCFPNPCGTNGQCVQSGAGYTCNCNAGFTGNRCQCSPSETYVANNDTCVITGCQPACSDRQSCINNICQCKTGLVTSGTTCSCPSVNLYWDTTTLTCQPACQGRCKDREICVNGDTCECVTGFNRSPSGICEPPTTTCQKICKAYGDPHFLSFDGLSYNFHGLCTYTLAEYNEPASTCRFRISLRSVRLRPSVPVTFSTVLMFESLTPGQTFSTRFNRVSKELTINNVLSSSPYVGLPGDYQVGYELGRFFVRSDQCSIDVTFEEYTVTIKLGKTTTNTYAGNLIGLCGNCNGDKTDDLDNCTNGTSRIDAVGRPTVQETLHHCLVNDTELSYRPSCDKPPPSVTCETSVLDAFGSDEQKCGLLTSTPGPFTECIASGVVDVTPFFESCIADACYTQADINEQQEIICASLSTFEVKCREAGFTTDVWRSATFCPPPVCPQNSHYNHSAVTPRPTCTQPFQYHAANAVKLPLCICDDGYMLSGQICVLKSKCDVCVQSQCKNGGICEPQDSGYRCICLKDFTGDYCENGPGNLCDPNPCNGGVCQIDPYGEVVCLCPESLTGDRCTMPVPVDPCSSNPCKNGLCQILLVNGVPNNYTCSCDPDYTGNQCQCGPNENYDANTQACKLVCNGCTDRQVLDASGICQCVSGTTWNGSQCACDSNRLWDTVTKQCIGIGSLTGTCGMHGNNPCSPGECVPDGGKYYCVCPNGHTVTGCQ; encoded by the exons ATGGCATGCTACGTGTATCTCGGAGATAACGCAGATAAACCATTCAAACTTGAAGGATGCAAACCCCCTGttaattgtg cTGCGTGTCGAGGTCGTTGCAAACAAACGGAGATATGCGTTAATGGAGATACTTGTGAGTGTGTAACTGGATTCAATAGATCTCCAAGCGGAATCTGTGAAC CTCCTCCAAAAACATgtcagaaaatatgtaaagCGTATGGCGATCCACATTTCCTATCATTTGATGGTTTGAGTTTCAGTTTTCATGGCTCTTGCACATATATACTAGCAGAATACAATGAACCAGGATCGACCTGTCGGTTCAGAATCTCATTGAGAAGTGTTAGAGTTACACAGAGTGTTCCTGTTACCTTTTCAACCGTTCTCATGTTTGAATCGCTTACACCAGGACAAACATTTTCGACTCGATTTAACCGAGTCTCCAAAGAGCTTACG ATAAATAACGTTTTGTCCTCAAGTCCATATGTTGGATTACCCGGCGATTACCAGGTTGGTTACGAATCGGGCGTGTTCTTTGTGAGAAGCGCTCAATGCAGTATTGATGTCACGTTTCAAACATATACAGTGACCATACAGCTCGGAAAAACAACTACCAATACCTACGCAG GTAATCTGATTGGTCTATGCGGTAACTGTGACGGAGATAAAACTAACGACCTCGATAATTGTTCGCAAGGCACGAGGAGGATCGGTTCTATAGGAAGAACGACATTACGGGATTCCTGTTTAGCGAGCGATGCAGAATTAGCATATAGGCCCAG TTGCGTCAAATCGCCACCTCCAGTTACCTGCGAAACAAGTGTCCTCGATGCATTCGGATCGGACGAACAAAAATGTGGTTTACTAAT gCCCACAACAACAGGCCCATTTGCCGAGTGCTTAGCTAGTGGCGTGGTGGACGTTGCGCCATTTTTCGAATCATGTAAAAAGGACGCGTGTTACACACAAGCAGATATAAACGAACAACAAGAAATAATTTGCGCGAGTCTTAGCACATTTGAGGTGAAATGTAGAGAAGCTGGGTTTACAACTGATGTTTGGAGATCAGCAACTTTCTGTC CACCGCCTGTATGCCCACAAAATTCACATTACAACCACAGTGCTGTTACCCCTCGACCAACATGCACACAACCGTTCCAATACCATGCAGCAAACGCCGTCAAACTACCATTGTGTATTTGCGACGATGGGTACATGCTTTCTGGACAAATATGCGTTCTCAAATCAAAATGCG ATGTATGTGTTCAGTCTCAGTGTAAAAATGGTGGAATTTGTGAACCACAGGACAGTGGTTACAGATGTATCTGTCTAAAAGACTTTACAGGAGATTACTGTGAAAACG GTCCTGGTAATTTGTGTGATCCAAATCCATGCAATGGTGGGGTGTGCCAGATTGATCCATATGGTGAAGTAGTTTGCCTATGTCCAGAGTCCCTTACTGGAGATAGATGTACAATGCCAGTACCTGTTG ATCCCTGTTCGTCAAACCCATGTGAAAATGGTCTGTGTCAAATTCTGATGGTAAATGGCGTTCCGAATAATTACACTTGCAGCTGTGATCCGGATTATACCGGTAACCACTGTCAATGTGGCCCTAATACACCGTACGACATCAGCACCAATGCGTGCA ACTTATGTTTTCCAAACCCATGTGGTACCAATGGACAATGCGTTCAATCTGGAGCAGGTTACACTTGTAACTGTAATGCTGGTTTTACCGGTAATCGATGTCAATGCAGCCCCAGTGAAACTTACGTTGCGAACAATGACACATGTGTCA TTACTGGATGCCAACCCGCATGCTCGGATCGTCAAAGCTGCATCAATAACATTTGTCAGTGCAAAACAGGATTAGTAACCAGTGGAACGACGTGTTCATGTCCCTCGGTAAACCTTTACTGGGACACAACTACGTTAACTTGCCAGC CTGCGTGTCAAGGTCGTTGCAAAGATAGGGAGATATGCGTCAATGGAGATACTTGTGAGTGTGTAACTGGATTCAATAGATCTCCAAGCGGAATCTGTGAAC CTCCTACAACAACATgtcagaaaatatgtaaagCGTATGGCGATCCACATTTCCTATCATTCGATGGGTTGAGTTACAATTTTCATGGCCTTTGCACATATACACTAGCAGAATACAATGAACCAGCATCAACCTGTCGGTTCAGAATCTCATTGAGAAGTGTTAGATTGAGACCGAGTGTTCCTGTTACCTTTTCAACCGTTCTCATGTTTGAATCGCTTACACCAGGACAAACATTTTCGACACGATTTAACCGAGTCTCCAAAGAGCTTACG ATAAATAACGTTTTGTCCTCAAGTCCATATGTTGGATTACCCGGTGATTACCAGGTTGGTTACGAATTGGGAAGGTTTTTTGTGAGAAGCGATCAATGCAGTATTGATGTCACATTTGAAGAATATACGGTGACCATAAAGCTCGGAAAAACAACTACCAATACCTACGCAG gcaatctgattggtctaTGCGGCAACTGTAACGGAGATAAAACCGATGATCTCGATAACTGCACGAATGGCACGAGTAGAATCGATGCTGTAGGAAGACCGACAGTACAGGAAACATTACATCACTGTTTAGTGAACGATACAGAATTATCATACAGACCCAG TTGCGACAAACCGCCACCTTCAGTTACTTGCGAAACAAGTGTCCTCGATGCATTCGGATCGGACGAACAAAAATGTGGTTTGCTGAC GTCCACACCAGGCCCATTCACCGAGTGCATAGCTAGTGGCGTGGTGGACGTTACGCCtttttttgaatcatgtataGCCGACGCGTGTTACACACAAGCAGATATAAACGAACAACAAGAAATAATTTGCGCGAGTCTAAGCACATTTGAGGTGAAATGTAGAGAAGCTGGGTTTACAACTGATGTTTGGAGATCAGCAACTTTCTGTC CACCGCCTGTATGCCCACAAAATTCACATTACAACCACAGTGCTGTTACCCCTCGACCAACATGCACACAACCGTTCCAATACCATGCAGCAAACGCCGTCAAATTACCATTGTGTATTTGCGACGATGGGTACATGCTTTCTGGACAAATATGTGTTCTCAAATCAAAATGCG ATGTATGTGTTCAGTCTCAGTGTAAAAATGGTGGAATTTGTGAACCACAGGACAGTGGTTACAGATGTATCTGTCTAAAAGACTTTACAGGAGATTACTGTGAAAACG GTCCTGGTAATTTATGTGATCCTAACCCATGCAATGGTGGGGTGTGCCAGATTGATCCATATGGTGAAGTAGTTTGCCTATGTCCAGAGTCCCTTACTGGAGATAGATGTACAATGCCAGTACCTGTTG ATCCCTGTTCGTCAAACCCATGTAAAAATGGTCTGTGTCAAATCCTGCTGGTAAATGGCGTTCCGAATAATTACACTTGCAGCTGCGATCCGGATTATACCGGTAATCAATGTCAATGTGGCCCTAATGAAAATTACGACGCAAACACTCAAGCATGCAAATTAG TTTGTAATGGCTGCACAGATCGTCAAGTGCTCGATGCTAGTGGAATCTGTCAATGTGTATCAGGAACAACATGGAACGGATCGCAGTGCGCGTGTGATTCCAATCGCCTCTGGGACACCGTAACGAAACAGTGCATTG GAATTGGGTCTTTGACAg GAACGTGTGGAATGCATGGTAATAATCCATGCTCCCCGGGTGAATGCGTTCCCGATGGGGGGAAATATTACTGCGTTTGTCCCAATGGGCACACTGTTACTGGATGTCAGTAA
- the LOC141903354 gene encoding uncharacterized protein LOC141903354 codes for MRAGPWCYTTDAYVWDYCDIPKCGEAPRDPGVNCHIYLAPYKTYTYNGSLSVANTGQKCVYAPRLEAFRPAMGRAIKTEIKRGDRCYFYKSQRQRMMGCWVYEGDTATDVVAFKFRPCTFPVSCRKYVPPTPTPRPNPGGGTGCQPACSDRQSCVNNICQCKTGLVTSGTTCLCPSVNLYWDTTTLTCQPACQGRCKDREICVNGNTCECVTGFNRSPSGICEPPPTTCQKICRAYGDPHFLSFDGLRFSFHGSCTYILAEYNVPGSTCRFRISLRSVRATPSAAVTFSTVLMFESLTPGQTFSTRFNRISKELMINNKLSSSPYVGLPGDYQVGYELGMFFVRSAQCSIDVTLRYYSLIIQLGKATVNTYAGNLIGLCGNCDGNKTNDLDNCSQGTKTIGSIGRTTLRDSCLASDAELSLRRSCVKPTPPVTCEKSILDALGSDKQKCALLKLSPGPFAQCLASGVVDVAPFFESCKADACYTQADINKQQEIICASLSTFEVKCRKAGFTTDVWRSATFCPPPVCPQNSHYDHNAVTPRPTCTQPFQYHAANAVKLPSCICDDGYMLSGQICILKSKCDVCAKSQCKNGGICEPQNSGYRCICQKDYTGQYCENGPGNLCDPNPCNGGVCQIDPYGEVVCQCPESLTGERCTMPVPVDPCSPNPCKNGLCTILLVNGVPNTYICSCDPDYTGDQCQCGPNETYNANTGTCVSNPCSTNPCGSNGQCVQSGAGYTCNCNAGFTGDQCQCGPNTPYNANTRTCVSNPCSSNPCGTNGQCVQSAAGYTCNCNAGFTGDQCQCGPNTPYNANTRTCVSNPCSANPCGSNGQCVQSGAGYTCNCNAGFTGDQCQCGPNTPYNANTRACVSNPCSANPCGTNGQCVQSGAGYTCNCNAGFTGDQCQCGPNEPYDANTRACKSVCNSCTDRQVLDASGICQCVSGTTWNGSQCVCDSNRLWDPVTKKCFAHVASAGWCRLFFTNPCSPGLCVSNGRGYYCICPNGHTITGCR; via the exons ATGCGAGCGGGACCTTGGTGTTATACAACTGATGCGTATGTGTGGGATTATTGTGACATCCCAAAATGCGGTGAAGCTCCTCGAGATCCTG GTGTTAACTGTCACATATACCTCGCCCCGTACAAGACCTACACATATAATGGATCGCTTAGTGTCGCCAACACCGGTCAGAAATGTGTCTATGCTCCTAGGCTGGAAGCATTTCGACCAGCTATGGG GAGAGCAATAAAGACGGAAATCAAACGAGGCGATCGATGTTACTTCTACAAAAGCCAGAGGCAGAGGATGATGGGATGCTGGGTTTATGAAGGAGATACCGCAACCGATGTAGTCGCGTTTAAATTTAGACCTTGCACATTTCCAGTTAGTTGTC GTAAATACGTCCCTCCAACTCCAACACCTCGACCAAATCCTGGAGGAG GTACTGGATGCCAACCCGCTTGCTCGGATCGTCAAAGCTGCGTCAATAATATTTGTCAGTGCAAAACAGGATTAGTAACCAGTGGAACGACGTGTTTATGTCCCTCGGTAAATCTTTACTGGGACACAACTACGTTAACTTGCCAGC CTGCGTGTCAAGGTCGTTGCAAAGATAGGGAGATATGCGTGAATGGAAATACTTGTGAGTGTGTAACTGGATTCAATAGATCTCCAAGCGGAATCTGTGAAC CTCCTCCTACAACATGTCAGAAAATATGTAGAGCGTATGGCGATCCGCATTTCCTATCATTCGATGGGTTGCGTTTCAGTTTTCATGGCTCTTGCACATATATACTAGCAGAATACAATGTACCAGGATCAACCTGTCGGTTCAGAATCTCATTGAGAAGTGTTAGAGCTACACCGAGTGCTGCTGTTACCTTTTCAACCGTTCTCATGTTTGAATCGCTCACACCAGGACAAACATTTTCGACTCGATTCAACCGAATTTCTAAGGAATTAATG atcaataataaattgtcttCAAGTCCATATGTTGGATTACCCGGTGATTACCAGGTTGGTTATGAATTGGGAATGTTTTTTGTGAGAAGTGCTCAATGCAGTATTGATGTCACACTCAGATATTATTCACTGATCATACAGCTCGGAAAAGCAACTGTAAATACCTACGCAG GTAATCTGATTGGTCTATGCGGTAACTGTGACGGAAATAAAACTAACGACCTCGATAATTGTTCACAAGGCACGAAGACGATCGGTTCTATAGGAAGAACGACATTAAGGGATTCCTGTTTAGCGAGCGATGCAGAATTATCATTAAGGCGCAG TTGCGTAAAACCGACACCTCCAGTTACCTGCGAAAAAAGTATCCTTGATGCATTGGGATCGGACAAACAAAAATGCGCTCTGTTGAA GTTATCACCGGGCCCATTCGCCCAGTGTTTGGCTAGTGGCGTGGTGGACGTTGCGCCATTTTTCGAATCATGTAAAGCCGACGCGTGTTACACACAAGCAGatataaacaaacaacaaGAAATAATTTGCGCGAGTCTTAGCACATTTGAGGTGAAATGTAGAAAGGCTGGGTTTACAACTGATGTTTGGAGATCAGCAACTTTCTGTC CACCACCTGTATGCCCACAAAATTCACATTACGACCATAATGCTGTTACCCCTCGACCAACATGCACACAACCGTTCCAATACCATGCAGCAAACGCCGTCAAATTACCATCGTGTATTTGCGACGATGGGTACATGCTTTCTGGACAAATATGTATTCTCAAATCAAAATGTG ATGTATGTGCGAAGTCTCAGTGTAAAAATGGTGGAATTTGTGAACCACAGAACAGTGGTTACAGATGTATCTGTCAAAAAGACTATACAGGACAGTACTGTGAAAACG GTCCTGGTAATTTGTGTGATCCAAATCCATGCAATGGTGGGGTGTGCCAGATTGATCCATATGGTGAAGTAGTTTGCCAATGTCCAGAGTCCCTTACTGGAGAAAGATGTACGATGCCAGTACCTGTTG ATCCCTGTTCGCCAAACCCTTGTAAAAATGGTTTGTGCACAATCCTGCTGGTAAATGGCGTTCCGAACACATACATTTGCAGCTGCGATCCGGATTATACTGGGGATCAATGTCAATGCGGCCCTAATGAAACCTACAACGCAAACACTGGTACATGTGTCA GTAATCCATGCTCGACAAACCCATGTGGCTCCAATGGACAATGTGTTCAATCTGGAGCAGGTTACACTTGTAACTGTAATGCTGGTTTTACCGGTGATCAATGTCAATGTGGCCCTAATACACCTTACAATGCTAACACCCGTACATGTGTCA GTAATCCATGCTCTTCAAACCCATGTGGTACCAATGGACAATGTGTTCAATCTGCAGCAGGTTACACTTGTAACTGTAATGCGGGTTTTACTGGTGATCAATGTCAATGTGGCCCTAATACACCTTACAACGCAAACACTCGTACATGTGTCA GTAATCCATGCTCAGCAAACCCATGTGGCTCCAATGGACAATGTGTTCAATCTGGAGCAGGTTACACTTGTAACTGTAATGCTGGTTTTACTGGTGATCAATGTCAATGTGGCCCTAACACACCTTACAATGCTAACACTCGTGCATGTGTCA gTAATCCATGCTCGGCTAACCCATGTGGTACCAATGGACAATGTGTTCAATCTGGAGCAGGTTATACTTGTAACTGTAATGCGGGTTTTACCGGTGATCAATGTCAATGTGGCCCTAATGAACCTTACGACGCTAACACTCGCGCATGCAAATCAG TTTGTAACAGCTGCACAGATCGTCAAGTGCTCGATGCTAGTGGAATTTGTCAATGTGTATCAGGAACAACATGGAACGGATCGCAGTGCGTCTGTGATTCCAATCGCCTCTGGGACCCCGTAACGAAAAAATGCTTTG cGCATGTTGCTAGTGCAG GATGGTGCAGGCTATTCTTTACGAATCCATGTAGCCCAGGATTATGCGTTTCCAATGGTCGAGGATATTACTGCATTTGTCCCAATGGGCACACTATCACTGGATGCCGGTAG
- the LOC141903353 gene encoding uncharacterized protein LOC141903353, which translates to MRAGPWCYTTDAYVWDYCDIPKCGDPPRDPGVNCATYLKGYFIYNGSLSVANTGQKCVYAPRLEAFRTTIGGSIQTQIKRGDRCYFYKGMAQRMLGCWVYEGDTTTDATAFMFRPCTFPVYCNKYVPPANPVGGTACQPACSDRQSCVNNICQCKTGLVTSGTTCSCPSVNLYWDTTTLTCQPACQGRCKDREICVNGNTCECVTGFNRSPSGICEPPPTTCQKICRAYGDPHFLSFDGLSFSFHGSCTYILAEYNVPGSTCRFRISLRSVRATPSVAATFSTVLMFESLTPGQTFSTRFNRISKELMINNKLSSSPYVGLPGDYQVGYELGMFFVRSAQCSIDVTFRDYSLIIQLGKATVNTYAGNLIGLCGNCDGNKTNDLDNCSQGTMTIGSIGRTTLRDSCLASDAELSLRPSCVKPTPPVTCEKSILDALGSDKQKCALLKLSPGPFAQCLASGVVDVAPFFESCKADACYTQADINKQQEIICASLSTFEVKCREAGFTTDVWRSATFCPPPVCPQNSHYNHSAVTPRPTCTQPFQYHAANAVKLPLCICDDGYILSGQICILKSKCDVCAKSQCKNGGICEPQNSDYRCICQKDYTGQYCENGPGNLCDPNPCNGGVCQIDPYGEVVCQCPESLTGERCTMPVPVDPCSSNPCKNGLCQILLVNGVPNTYTCSCDPDYTGDQCQCGPNEPYNANTGTCVSNPCSANPCGTNGQCVQSAAGYTCNCNTGFTGDQCQCDPNKPYDANSGTCVSNPCLANPCGTNGQCVQSAAGYTCNCNAGFTGDQCQCGPNTPYDANSGTCVSNPCSANPCGTNGQCVQSGAGYTCNCNAGFTGDQCQCGPNEPYDANTQACKLVCNSCTDRQVLDASGICQCVSGTTWNGSQCACDSNRLWDPVTKQCFADVASAGWCRLFFTNPCSPGLCVSNGRGYYCICPKGHTITGCR; encoded by the exons ATGCGAGCGGGACCTTGGTGTTATACAACGGATGCGTATGTGTGGGATTATTGTGACATCCCAAAATGCGGTGATCCTCCTCGAGATCCTG GTGTTAACTGTGCCACCTACTTGAaaggttatttcatttataatgGATCGCTTAGTGTCGCCAACACCGGTCAGAAGTGTGTTTATGCTCCTAGGCTGGAAGCATTTCGAACAACTATCGG GGGATCAATACAGACGCAAATCAAACGAGGCGATCGATGTTATTTCTACAAAGGCATGGCGCAGAGGATGTTGGGGTGCTGGGTTTATGAAGGAGATACCACAACCGATGCAACCGCCTTTATGTTTAGACCTTGCACATTTCCAGTTTATTGTA ACAAATACGTCCCTCCAGCAAATCCTGTAGGAG GTACTGCATGCCAACCCGCTTGTTCGGATCGTCAAAGCTGCGTCAATAATATTTGTCAGTGCAAAACAGGATTAGTAACCAGTGGAACGACGTGTTCATGTCCCTCGGTAAATCTTTACTGGGACACAACTACGTTAACTTGCCAGC CTGCGTGTCAAGGTCGTTGCAAAGATAGGGAGATATGCGTCAATGGAAATACTTGTGAGTGTGTAACTGGATTCAATAGATCTCCAAGCGGAATTTGTGAAC CTCCTCCTACAACATGTCAGAAAATATGTAGAGCGTATGGCGATCCGCATTTCCTATCATTCGATGGGTTGAGTTTCAGTTTTCATGGCTCTTGCACATACATACTAGCAGAATACAATGTACCAGGATCAACGTGTCGGTTCAGAATCTCATTGAGAAGTGTTAGAGCTACACCGAGTGTTGCTGCTACCTTTTCAACCGTTCTCATGTTTGAATCGCTCACACCAGGACAAACATTTTCGACTCGATTCAACCGAATTTCTAAGGAATTAATG atcaataataaattgtcttCAAGTCCATATGTTGGATTACCCGGTGATTACCAGGTTGGTTATGAATTGGGAATGTTTTTTGTGAGAAGCGCTCAATGCAGTATTGATGTCACATTCAGAGATTATTCACTGATCATACAGCTCGGAAAAGCAACTGTAAATACCTACGCAG GTAATCTGATTGGTCTATGCGGTAACTGTGACGGAAATAAAACTAACGACCTCGATAATTGTTCGCAAGGCACGATGACGATCGGTTCTATAGGAAGAACGACATTAAGGGATTCCTGTTTAGCGAGCGATGCAGAATTATCATTAAGGCCCAG TTGCGTAAAACCGACACCTCCAGTTACCTGCGAAAAAAGTATCCTTGATGCATTGGGATCGGACAAACAAAAATGCGCTCTGTTGAA GTTATCACCGGGCCCATTCGCCCAGTGTTTGGCTAGTGGCGTGGTGGACGTTGCGCCATTTTTCGAATCATGTAAAGCCGACGCGTGTTACACACAAGCAGatataaacaaacaacaaGAAATAATTTGCGCGAGTCTAAGCACATTTGAGGTGAAATGTAGAGAGGCTGGGTTTACAACTGATGTTTGGAGATCAGCAACTTTCTGTC CACCGCCTGTATGCCCACAAAATTCACATTACAACCACAGTGCTGTTACCCCTCGACCAACATGCACACAACCGTTCCAATACCATGCAGCAAACGCCGTCAAATTACCATTGTGTATTTGCGACGATGGGTACATACTTTCTGGACAAATATGTATTCTCAAATCAAAATGTG ATGTATGTGCGAAGTCTCAGTGTAAAAATGGTGGAATTTGTGAACCACAAAACAGTGATTACAGATGTATCTGTCAAAAAGACTATACAGGACAGTACTGTGAAAACG GTCCTGGTAATTTATGTGATCCAAATCCATGCAATGGTGGGGTGTGCCAGATTGATCCATATGGTGAAGTAGTTTGCCAATGTCCAGAGTCCCTTACTGGAGAAAGGTGTACAATGCCAGTACCTGTTG ATCCCTGTTCGTCAAACCCATGTAAAAATGGTCTGTGTCAAATTCTGCTGGTAAATGGCGTTCCGAACACATACACTTGCAGCTGCGATCCGGATTATACTGGGGATCAATGTCAATGCGGCCCTAATGAACCTTACAACGCAAATACTGGTACATGTGTCA GTAATCCATGCTCAGCAAACCCATGTGGTACAAATGGACAATGTGTTCAATCTGCAGCAGGTTACACTTGTAACTGTAATACTGGTTTTACTGGTGATCAATGTCAATGCGACCCTAACAAGCCTTACGACGCGAACTCTGGTACATGTGTCA GTAATCCATGCTTGGCAAACCCATGTGGTACAAATGGACAATGTGTTCAATCTGCAGCAGGTTACACTTGTAACTGTAATGCTGGTTTTACTGGTGATCAATGTCAATGTGGCCCTAATACACCTTACGACGCTAACTCTGGTACATGTGTCA GTAATCCATGCTCGGCAAACCCATGTGGTACCAATGGACAATGTGTTCAATCTGGAGCAGGTTACACGTGTAACTGTAATGCTGGTTTTACCGGTGATCAATGTCAATGTGGCCCTAATGAACCTTACGACGCAAACACTCAAGCATGCAAATTAG TTTGTAATAGCTGCACAGATCGACAAGTGCTCGATGCTAGTGGAATCTGTCAATGTGTATCAGGAACAACATGGAACGGATCGCAGTGCGCGTGTGATTCCAATCGCCTCTGGGACCCCGTAACGAAACAatgttttg CGGATGTTGCCAGTGCAG GATGGTGCAGGCTATTCTTTACGAATCCATGTAGCCCAGGATTATGCGTTTCCAATGGTCGAGGATATTACTGCATTTGTCCCAAAGGGCACACTATCACTGGATGCCGGTAG